Proteins encoded by one window of Microplitis mediator isolate UGA2020A chromosome 1, iyMicMedi2.1, whole genome shotgun sequence:
- the LOC130674915 gene encoding uncharacterized protein LOC130674915, with amino-acid sequence MKMKVVIDFSGYYFRNKFIIKEFCWCRLVNLRVITKPIIIAKDPQFSVPSQPYNNSYKNFMEKFGIKNTNQLYPMNQLRQKVKLIIVQNDLIYVRNDHQLSKLMSFISDRKYQSDKIKLLSDLGFDDNYELTGTNCPHHINKSNNYCAGDNAKLMADWLIERKVNKIRLRTNMQLVINFSGYYDLKNEFIIKELSIRGLNNDGNIVYHKLYVSKPANDSTNSFMNESVKNIYNDIYYDNFGIKYEDGNCDLFRIDIKISKLLINFDIKIIYVKNHYYYNLLSKIIDNIGKYDDANIKRFDVICLEDYNYIDAYDIYSNCGYHKHDDNNKNICVDNSAVNMVNWILTNKFYKSEVRNRFSGTSLNDDINIDDELVNQFIIDDNNELPSISSDDLQWL; translated from the coding sequence atgaaaatgaaAGTAGTTATTGATTTCAGCGGTTACTATTTcaggaataaatttataataaaagaattttgtTGGTGCCGATTAGTTAATTTAAGAGTGATAACTAAGCCAATAATAATCGCAAAAGATCCGCAATTTTCTGTTCCGTCGCAACCGTACAATaatagttacaaaaattttatggaaaaatttgGTATTAAAAACACTAATCAGTTATATCCAATGAATCAATTACGTCAAAAAGTGAAGCTTATAATTGTTCAAAATGATCTTATTTACGTACGAAATGATCAccaattaagtaaattaatgagTTTTATTAGCGACAGGAAATATCAATCtgacaaaataaaactattaagTGATTTAGGTTTCGATGATAACTATGAATTAACTGGAACAAATTGTCCTCatcatattaataaatcaaataattattgcgcGGGTGATAATGCGAAATTAATGGCTGATTGGTTAATAGAacgtaaagtaaataaaatacgatTACGTACAAATATGCAATTGGTTATTAATTTCAGCGGATactatgatttaaaaaatgaatttataataaaagaacTGAGTATTCGTGGATTAAATAATGATGGTAATATTGTTTATCACAAACTATATGTTAGTAAACCAGCAAATGATTCAACTAATAGTTTTATGAATgaaagtgttaaaaatatatacaatgatatttattatgataatttcgGAATTAAGTATGAAGATGGTAACTGTGATTTGTTTcgtatagatataaaaattagcaaattattaattaatttcgatattaaaataatttatgtgaaaaaccattattattacaatttattgagtaaaattattgataatattggAAAATATGATGATGCAAATATTAAACGATTTGACGTTATTTGTTTGGAAGATTACAATTATATTGATGCATATGATATTTATTCCAATTGTGGGTATCATAAACATGacgacaataataaaaatatatgcgTCGATAACAGCGCAGTTAATATGGTTAATTGGATCCTAACCAACAAGTTCTATAAATCTGAGGTTAGGAATCGGTTTTCTGGAACTTCGTTAAACgatgatattaatattgatgatGAATTGgttaatcaatttataatagatgataataatgaattacCATCAATTAGTTCTGATGATTTGCAATGGTTATAA
- the LOC130675014 gene encoding uncharacterized protein LOC130675014, with product MKIVIDFSGYYLKSQFIIREFSLCQMKHLTVTSEPTIITDDPTTSISSRPQNKSYKKFIDKVGITKAHNSYPLHRLRQKLKSIIDRNSIIYVRNGQQFSKLISFINDNKYQSDKIKLLSDLGFDDSHELTETNCPHHINKSNNYCAHDNAKLMMNWLRKRKLDKLKLLNKMQVVINFSGYYDYKNEFTIKELSIVGLSNDGKTIYHKLYVTKPVYHSNNFINDINKKKYDNYYNNFGIRYEDGNYESKCIIIKILEILFHYDIKIIYVKNYYYRYLLSKVVNNIKIYDFICLEDYNYVETYDISTNCEYHKHEDNSKNICVNNSAVNMVNWILTNEFYKSEVRNRFADITLDDDVNIDENDDIDDEMVNQFIINDNDELPLITSDDLKFS from the coding sequence atgaaaatagttATCGATTTTAGTGGCTACTATTTAAAAAGCCAATTTATAATAAGAGAATTTAGCTTGTGTCAAATGAAACACTTAACAGTAACTTCTGAACCAACAATAATCACTGACGATCCAACTACTTCTATTTCATCTCGACcgcaaaataaaagttacaaaaaatttattgataaagtcGGTATTACAAAGGCTCATAATTCGTATCCATTACATCGGTTACGTCAGAAATTGAAATCAATAATTGATCGAAATAGTATTATTTACGTACGAAATGGACAACAgtttagtaaattaataagttttatCAACGACAACAAATATCAATCtgacaaaataaaactattaagTGATTTAGGATTTGATGATAGCCATGAATTGACTGAAACAAATTGTCCTCAtcatattaataaatcgaataattatTGTGCGCATGATAATGCGAAATTAATGATGAATTGGTTACGAAAACGaaaattagataaattaaaattattaaataaaatgcaagtagtaattaatttcagcggttattatgattataaaaatgaatttactaTTAAAGAATTAAGTATTGTTGGATTAAGTAATGACGGTAAAACTATTTATCATAAACTATATGTTACTAAGCCAGTAtatcattcaaataatttcataaatgatattaataaaaaaaaatatgataattattataataattttggaattagGTACGAAGATGGTAATTATGAATcaaaatgtataattattaaaattcttgaaatattatttcattacgatatcaaaataatttatgttaaaaattattattatcgctATCTATTGAGCAAAGTTGttaataatatcaaaatatatgactttATTTGTTTAGAAGATTATAATTATGTCGAAACATATGATATATCCACTAATTGTGAGTATCATAAACATGAggataatagtaaaaatatatgtgtgaaTAATAGCGCAGTTAATATGGTTAATTGGATATTAACCAACGAGTTTTATAAATCTGAGGTTAGGAATCGGTTTGCTGATATTACATTAGACGATGATGTAAATATTGATGAGAATGATGATATTGATGATGAAATGGTTAatcaattcataataaatgataatgatgaaTTACCTTTAATTACTTCTGAtgacttgaaattttcataa
- the LOC130675451 gene encoding uncharacterized protein LOC130675451 codes for MKIVIDFSGYYYKNKFIIKEFCLFRIQHLTIIPGRTIITKDLITSISSRPQNESYQKFIDKFGINNTHSSYTLNRLRQKLKVIIHRSNNIYVRNRQQLSKLISFINDNRYGCKEVKLMSDLGFNDSYELTETNCPYHSNQSNNYCAHDNARFMTYWLRQRKVDKIQLRTNMQLVINFSGYYDHRNKFKIKELSIHGLNDDGYIVYHKLYVTKPAYNLSSFMNEYVKNKFNDIYYDNFGIKYEDGNRELLHTHKKISEIILNNDVKIIYVKNLDYFNLLRKIVANIEQFVVICLEDYYYIDTYDIWSNCGYHTHEDSNKNICVDSSGINMVNWILTNKFYKSEVRDRFYKIKLTDDIDDELVKKFIIDDNHELPLLNSDDLELF; via the coding sequence atgaaaatagttATTGATTTTAGTGGctactattataaaaataaatttataataaaagaattttgtTTGTTTCGAATACAACACTTAACAATAATACCTGGACGAACAATAATCACTAAAGATCTAATTACTTCTATTTCATCGCGACCACAAAATGAAAgttaccaaaaatttattgataaattcgGTATTAACAACACTCATAGTTCATATACATTAAATCGATTAcgccaaaaattaaaagtgataaTTCATcgaagtaataatatttacgtaCGAAATAGACAACAATTAAGTAAATTGATAAGTTTTATCAATGACAATAGGTACGGTTGTAAAGaagtaaaattaatgagtGATTTAGGTTTTAATGATAGCTATGAATTGACCGAAACAAATTGTCCGTATCACAGTAatcaatcaaataattattgcgcGCATGATAATGCTAGATTTATGACTTATTGGTTACGACAACGTAAAGTCGATAAAATACAATTACGTACAAATATGCAATTGGTAATTAATTTCAGTGGTTATTATGAtcatagaaataaatttaaaattaaagaactGAGTATTCATGGATTAAATGATGATGGTTATATCGTTTATCATAAACTATATGTTACCAAACCAGCATACAATTTAAGTAGTTTTATGAATGAAtatgtcaaaaataaattcaatgatatttattatgataattttggaattaagtATGAAGATGGTAACCGTGAATTATTACatacacataaaaaaattagtgaaattatattgaataatgatgtcaaaataatttatgttaaaaatttggatTATTTCAATCTATTGAGAAAAATTGTTGCAAATATTGAACAATTTGTCGTTATTTGTTTGGAAGATTACTATTATATCGATACATATGATATTTGGTCGAATTGTGGGTATCATACACATGAggatagtaataaaaatatatgtgtagaTAGTAGCGGAATTAATATGGTTAATTGGATATTAACtaataagttttataaatcTGAGGTAAGAGATcggttttataaaataaaattaactgatGATATTGATGATGAGttggtcaaaaaatttataatagatGATAATCATGAATTACCGTTACTTAATTCTGACGATTTggaattgttttaa
- the LOC130675382 gene encoding uncharacterized protein LOC130675382: MKVVIDFSGYYFKSQFIIKEFCMCRLQYESVKTTEIRITKDPKKTIGRRPYNDSYKNFMDKCGIKNPNNLMNLSDLRKKIKRLITENCKIYVRSNEQLSKLICFINDSKCNFNEVKLMCNLGFNNDYELTETNCPHHINKSNNYCAGDNANLMAECLIQRKIKKKNLRNGMQLVIHFSGYYDHDSIVKIKELSIHGLNNDGRLIYHKLYVTKPAYNLTDSFMNQLVRNEFKDIYYDKFGIKYEDGNYDLCRINNKIIKILNHHDIKIIYVKNLDYYNLLSKIVKNIKQLDVICLEECNYVENDDIKFVCQYHTHEDSNKNICVDDSGKNMVNWIVCNEFYKSEVRDRLCKTKLNDNIDDELVNQFIIDDNNELPVLNFDDMELL, translated from the coding sequence atgaaagtaGTTATCGATTTTAGTGGTTACTATTTTAAAAgccaatttattataaaagaatTCTGTATGTGTCGATTGCAATACGAATCAGTAAAAACTACTGAAATAAGAATCACTAAAGatccaaaaaaaactattGGACGGCGACCGTACAATGatagttacaaaaattttatggataaatgcggtattaaaaatcctaataatttaatgaactTATCTGatttacgtaaaaaaataaaaagattaatTACTGAAAACTGTAAGATTTACGTACGAAGTAATGAACAATTAAGTAAATTGATATGTTTTATCAATGACAGTAAATGCAATTTTAATGAAGTAAAATTAATGTGTAATTTAGgttttaataatgattatgAATTGACTGAAACAAATTGTCCtcatcatataaataaatcaaataattattgcgcGGGTGATAATGCGAATTTAATGGCTGAATGTTTGATACAAcgtaaaataaagaaaaaaaacttacgtAATGGTATGCAATTAGTTATTCATTTTAGTGGTTATTATGATCATGatagtatagtaaaaattaaagaattgaGTATTCATGGATTGAATAATGATGGTAGACttatttatcataaactaTATGTTACTAAACCAGCATATAATTTAACTGATAGTTTTATGAATCAACTTGTTAGAAATGAATTCAaagatatttattatgataaattcgGAATTAAGTATGAAGATGGTAACTATGATTTATGtcgtataaataataaaattattaaaattttaaatcatcatgatattaaaataatttatgttaaaaatttggatTATTACAATCTATTGagtaaaattgttaaaaacattaaacaaCTTGACGTTATTTGTTTGGAAGAGTGTAATTATGTGGAAAATGATGATATTAAATTCGTCTGTCAGTATCATACACATGAGgacagtaataaaaatatatgtgtagaTGATAGTGGCAAGAATATGGTTAATTGGATAGTATGTAATGAGTTTTATAAATCTGAGGTTAGAGATCGGTTGtgtaaaactaaattaaatgataatattgATGATGAATTGgttaatcaatttataatagatgataataatgaattacCGGTACTTAATTTTGACGATATGGAATtgttataa
- the LOC130676066 gene encoding uncharacterized protein PF07_0021-like encodes MRVVIDFSGYYFQKQFTIKEFCLGRLENLRVITEPIIIAKDPRFSVPSQPFSNSYKNYMEKFGIENTNHLYPLNRLRQKIKVIIAQNDLIYVRNGQQLSKLMSFINDSRYYCDKIKLLSDLGFDDSHELTGTNCPHHINKSNNYCAGDNARLMTYWLRQRKWVKKKGKKNMQLVINFSGYDGYENKFTIKELSIVGLSNDGSIIYHKLYVTKPANDSINSFINETVKNKYNDSYYDNFGIKYEDGNYDLFRINFKISKILMNCDIKIIYVKNYYYYNLLSKIVANIKQFDVICLEDYNYVDTYDINANCGYHKHEDNNKNICVNNSAVNMVNWILRNEFYKSEVRNRISGITLNDDINIDDELVNQFIIEDNNELPSISFDDLQWL; translated from the exons atgagaGTAGTTATTGACTTTAGTGGTTactattttcaaaaacaatttacaataaaagaaTTTTGTTTGGGCcgattagaaaatttaagagTAATAACTGAACCAATAATAATTGCTAAAGATCCGAGATTTTCTGTTCCGTCGCAACCGTTCAGTaatagttacaaaaattatatggaaAAATTTGGTATTGAAAACACTAATCATTTATACCCATTGAATCGATTAcgtcaaaaaataaaagtcataaTTGCTCAAAATGATCTTATTTACGTACGAAATGGTCAgcaattaagtaaattaatgagTTTTATCAACGACAGTAGATATTATTGtgacaaaataaaactattaagTGATTTAGGTTTTGATGATAGCCATGAATTAACTGGAACAAATTGTCCTCAtcatattaataaatcgaataattaCTGCGCGGGTGATAATGCTAGATTAATGACTTATTGGTTACGACAACGTAAA TGGGTTAAAAAAAagggaaagaaaaat ATGCAACTAGTAATTAATTTCAGTGGTTACGATGgctatgaaaataaatttacaatcaAAGAATTAAGTATTGTTGGGTTGAGTAATGACGgtagtataatttatcataaactATATGTTACTAAACCAGCGAATGATTCaattaatagttttataaatgaaactgttaaaaataaatacaatgatagttattatgataatttcgGAATTAAGTATGAAGATGGTAACTATGATTTATttcgtataaattttaaaattagtaaaatattaatgaattgtgatattaaaataatttatgttaaaaattattattattacaatctATTGAGTAAAATTGTTGCAAACATTAAACAATTCGACGTTATTTGTTTGGAAGATTATAATTATGTCGATACATATGATATAAATGCTAATTGTGGGTATCATAAACAtgaagataataataaaaatatatgtgtcaATAACAGCGCAGTTAATATGGTTAATTGGATATTAAGGAATGAGTTTTATAAATCTGAGGTTAGGAATCGGATTTCTGGAATTACGTTAAACgatgatattaatattgatgatGAATTGgttaatcaatttataatagaaGATAATAATGAATTACCATCAATTAGTTTTGATGATTTGCAATGGTTATAA
- the LOC130675155 gene encoding uncharacterized protein LOC130675155, protein MKIVIDFSGYYFENRFTIKELCLYRLVDFRAIAEPIIIAKDPQFSVSLQPYNNSYKNFMEKFGIQTPHNSYGLAELRYKIKVIITHNDLIYLRNRQQLTKLMSFINDGRYYCDKIELLSDLGFDDNYELTGTNCPYHIDKSNNYCAGNNAKLMANWLIKRRVNKIQLRTNMQLVINFSGYYDFQNEFIIKEVSIYGLSNDGNIIYHKLYVTKPAYAPISFINRINKTNYDNNFYNNFGIKYEDGNYKLLRVRHKICEILINYDIKIIYVKNYYYYNLLSKIVDNIKIYDVTCLEDYNYVDIYDINTNCGYHKHEDNNKNICVDNSAVNMVNWILTNEFYKSEVRNRFSGTSLNDDINIDDELVNQFIIDGNNKLPSISSDDLEWL, encoded by the coding sequence atgaaaatagttATTGATTTCAGCGGTTACTATTTCGAAAATAGATTTACAATAAAAGAATTATGTTTGTACCGATTAGTTGATTTCAGAGCGATAGCTGAGCCAATAATAATCGCTAAAGATCCGCAATTTTCTGTTTCATTGCAACCGTACAATaatagttacaaaaattttatggaaaaatttgGTATTCAAACCCCTCATAATTCATATGGATTAGCTGAATTacgttataaaataaaagtcataATTACTCACAATGATCTTATTTACTTACGAAATAGACAACAGTTGACTAAATTAATGAGTTTTATCAACGACGGTAGATATTATTGTGATAAAATAGAGCTATTAAGTGATTTAGgttttgatgataattatgaattaaCTGGAACTAACTGTCCTTATCATATtgataaatcaaataattattgcgcGGGTAATAATGCGAAATTAATGGCTAATTGGTTAATAAAACgtagagtaaataaaatacaattacgTACAAATATGCAACTGGTTATTAATTTCAGTGGTTATtatgattttcaaaatgaatttataataaaagaagTGAGTATTTACGGATTAAGTAATGAcggtaatattatttatcataaattatatgtGACTAAACCAGCATATGCTCCAATTAgttttataaatcgtattaataaaactaattacgataataatttttataataattttggaattaagtACGAAGatggtaattataaattattacgtgtgagacataaaatttgtgaaatactaattaattacgatattaagataatttatgttaaaaattattattattacaatttattgagtaaaattgttgataatataaaaatatatgatgttACTTGTTTGGAAGATTATAATTATGTCGACATATATGATATAAATACCAATTGTGGGTATCATAAACATGaagacaataataaaaatatatgtgtcgATAACAGTGCAGTTAATATGGTTAATTGGATACTAACCAACGAGTTTTATAAATCTGAGGTTAGGAATCGGTTTTCTGGAACTTCGTTAAACgatgatattaatattgatgatGAATTGgttaatcaatttataatagatggtaataataaattaccatCAATTAGTTCTGATGATTTGGAATggttataa
- the LOC130674840 gene encoding uncharacterized protein LOC130674840, producing the protein MKIVIDFSGYYFKNKFTIKEFCLCRLVNFRVITEPVIIAKDPQFSVPSQPYTNSYKNFIDKYGIKNTRNLYPLNRLRQKLRVILAHNDLIYVRNGQQVSELMSFLNNSRYYRNKIKPLSDLGFKDNYELTQTNCPHHVNKSNNYCAGDNAKFMADWLVGKLNKIQLLKNMQLVINFSGYYDLNNEFIIKELSIYGLSNDGYVIYHKLYVTKPANDLTDSFMNEVDKNNYNDIYYDNFGIKYEDGNYDLFRIYKKISKLLMKYDIKIIYVKNDYYYNLLSKIIENIKKYDAENIKRFDVICLEDYNYIDTYDTYPNCEYHKHEDNNKNICVDSRAVTMVYWILTNEFYKSEVRNRFSGITLNDDINIYGNDDIDDELVNQFTINDSNELPSINSDDLEWL; encoded by the coding sequence atgaaaatagtcATTGATTTTAGCGGTTactactttaaaaataaatttacaataaaagaaTTTTGTTTGTGCCGATTAGTTAATTTTAGAGTGATAACTGAGCCAGTAATAATCGCTAAAGATCCGCAATTTTCTGTTCCGTCGCAACCGTACACTaatagttacaaaaattttatagataaatacGGTATTAAAAACACCCGTAATTTATATCCATTAAATCGATTACGTCAAAAATTGAGGGTCATACTTGCTCACAATGATCTTATTTACGTACGAAATGGTCAGCAAGTGAGTGAATTAATGAGTTTTCTCAACAACAGTAGATATTATCGTAACAAAATAAAACCATTGAGTGATTTAGGTTTCAAAGATAACTATGAATTAACTCAAACAAATTGTCCTCATCAtgttaataaatcaaataattattgcgcGGGTGATAATGCAAAATTCATGGCTGATTGGTTAGttggaaaattaaataaaatacaattacttaaaaatatgcaattgGTTATTAATTTCAGCGGATactatgatttaaataatgaatttataataaaagaacTGAGTATTTATGGATTAAGTAATGACGGTTAtgttatttatcataaattatatgtGACTAAACCAGCAAATGATTTAACTGATAGTTTTATGAATGAagtcgataaaaataattacaacgatatttattatgataatttcgGAATTAAGTATGAAGATGGTAACTATGATTTATttcgtatatataaaaaaatcagtaaattattaatgaaatacgatattaaaataatttatgttaaaaatgattattattacaatcttttgagtaaaattattgaaaatattaaaaaatatgatgctGAAAATATTAAACGATTTGACGTTATTTGTTTGGAAGATTACAATTATATTGATACATATGATACATATCCCAATTGTGAGTATCATAAACATGAggataataacaaaaatatatgtgtcGATAGCAGGGCGGTTACTATGGTTTATTGGATACTAACTAACGAGTTTTATAAATCTGAGGTTAGGAATCGGTTTTCTGGAATTACTTTAAAcgatgatattaatatttatgggaatgatgATATCGATGATGAATTGGTTAatcaatttacaataaatgatAGTAATGAATTGCCATCAATCAATTCTGATGATTTAGAATGGTTATAA
- the LOC130675611 gene encoding uncharacterized protein LOC130675611, producing MKIVIDFSGYYYKNKFIIKEFCSFRIHHLTIIPEQTIITKDLITSIPSRPQNESYQKFIDKFGINNTLSSYELKKLREKIKLAIDRNNNIYVRNRQQLSKLIRFINDERYGCKEVKLMSDLGFNDSYELTETNCPYHSNQSNNYCAGDNARLMADWLIDRKLNKIQLCRNMRLVINFSGYYDHRNKYKIKELSIHGLNDDGNIVYHKLYVTTPAYNLTSFMNEIVKNKYNDIYYDNIGIKYEDGNRELLRTHKKISEIILNNDVKIIYVKNFDYFNLLRKLVTNIRRFNVICLEECNYVENNDINFVCQYHTHEKSNKNICVDSSGINMVNWILTNEFYKYEVRDRFHKIELTDDIDDELVKKFIIGGYNELPLLNSDDLELL from the coding sequence atgaaaatagttATTGATTTTAGTGGctactattataaaaataaatttataataaaagaattttgtTCGTTTCGAATACATCACTTAACAATAATACCTGAACAAACAATAATCACTAAAGATCTAATTACTTCTATTCCATCGCGACCACAAAATGAAAgttaccaaaaatttattgataaattcgGTATTAACAACACTCTTAGTtcatatgaattaaaaaaattacgcgaaaaaataaaattagcaatagatagaaataataatatttacgtaCGAAATAGACAACAATTAAGTAAATTGATAAGGTTTATTAATGATGAAAGGTACGGTTGTAAAGaagtaaaattaatgagtGATTTAGGTTTTAATGATAGCTATGAATTGACCGAAACAAATTGTCCGTATCACAGTAATCAATCGAATAATTATTGCGCGGGTGATAATGCAAGATTAATGGCTGATTGGTTAATAGATcgtaagttaaataaaatacaattatgTAGAAATATGCGATTAGTTATCAATTTCAGTGGTTATTATGAtcatagaaataaatataaaattaaagaacTGAGTATTCATGGATTGAATGATGATGGTAATATCGTTTATCATAAACTATATGTTACTACACCTGCATACAATTTAACTAGTTTTATGAACGaaattgtcaaaaataaatacaatgatatttattatgataatattGGTATTAAATATGAAGATGGTAACCGTGAATTATTACGTACACATAagaaaattagtgaaattatattgaataatgatgttaaaataatttatgttaaaaattttgattatttcaatCTATTGAGAAAACTTGTTACAAATATTAGACGATTCAATGTTATTTGTTTGGAAGAATGTAATTatgttgaaaataatgatattaatttcGTTTGTCAGTATCATACACatgaaaaaagtaataaaaatatatgtgtagaTAGTAGCGGAATTAATATGGTTAATTGGATACTAACCAACgagttttataaatatgagGTTAGAGATCGGTTTCATAAAATAGAATTAACTGATGATATTGATGATGAattggttaaaaaatttataataggTGGTTATAATGAATTACCGTTACTTAATTCTGATGATTtggaattattataa
- the LOC130675230 gene encoding uncharacterized protein LOC130675230 → MKTVIDFSGYNFKNKFIIREFCLCRLIDLKVIDDPIIVIKDPLFSVLSQPEYNSYKNFINKFGIKHTHGLYSLYEFRQKLKKVINKNSKIYVRNAEQLSKLISFIDDSNFNFNEVKLMSDLGFDDNYELTGTNCPHHINKSNNYCAGDNAKLMADWLRHKKLDKLKLLNNMQLVINFSGYYDYKNELTIKELSIVGLSNDGKIIYHKLYVTKPVNNPISFINRINKNNYNNNFYDNFGIKYEDGNCELFRVNNKIRKILLHHDIEIIYVKNYYYYNLLSKIVANIKRFDVICLEDYNYIDTYDINTNCGYHTHKDNNKNICVDNSTVNMVNWILTNEFYKSEVRNRFSGTSLHDDINIDDELVNQFIMDDNNELPSISSDDLEWL, encoded by the coding sequence aTGAAAACAGTTATTGATTTCAGcggttataattttaaaaataaattcataataagAGAATTTTGTTTGTGCCGATTAATTGATTTGAAAGTAATAGATGACCCAATCATAGTTATTAAAGATCCATTATTTTCTGTTTTGTCGCAACCGGAATATaatagttacaaaaattttattaataaattcggTATCAAACACACACATGGTTTATATTCATTGTATGAATTTcgtcaaaaattgaaaaaagtgattaataaaaacagtAAGATTTATGTGCGAAATGCCGAGCagttaagtaaattaataagttttatCGATGACAGCAACTTCAATTTTAATGaagtaaaattaatgagtGATCTAGGTTTCGATGATAATTATGAATTGACTGGAACTAATTGTCCTCatcatattaataaatcaaataattattgcgcGGGTGATAATGCGAAATTAATGGCTGATTGGTTACGACacaaaaaattagataaattaaaattattaaataatatgcaattagtaattaatttcagcggttattatgattataagaaTGAACTTACAATTAAAGAATTAAGTATTGTTGGATTGAGTAATGacggtaaaattatttatcataaactaTATGTTACTAAACCAGTAAATAATCCAATTAgttttataaatcgtattaataaaaataattacaataataatttttatgataattttggaattaagtATGAAGATGGAAACTGTGAATTATTTcgagttaataataaaattcgtaaAATATTACTTCATCATgacattgaaataatttatgttaaaaattattattattacaatctATTGAGTAAAATTGTTGCAAATATTAAACGATTTGACGTTATTTGTTTGGAAGATTACAATTATATTGATACATATGATATAAATACCAATTGTGGGTATCATACACAtaaggataataataaaaatatatgcgTCGATAACAGCACAGTTAATATGGTTAATTGGATACTAACCAACGAGTTTTATAAATCTGAGGTTAGGAATCGGTTTTCTGGAACTTCGTTACACgatgatattaatattgatgatGAATTGgttaatcaatttataatggatgataataatgaattacCATCAATTAGTTCTGATGATTTGGAATggttataa